A stretch of Sandaracinaceae bacterium DNA encodes these proteins:
- the leuC gene encoding 3-isopropylmalate dehydratase large subunit, producing the protein MKTLFDKVWDAHAVHEAPHHPSVLYVDLHLVHEVTSPQAFAGLEQRGLPVRRAARTLATMDHSTPTRPGGLAIVDDAGRAQLEMLARRCAEHGIELFDLDSPHNGIVHVVAPEQGRTHPGMTVVCGDSHTSTHGAFGALAFGIGTSEVEQVLATQCLLAWRPLPFEVRFDGTAPEGVGAKDLILALIAEIGVAGGTGHVFEYRGDAVRALSMEGRMTLCNMSIEAGARAGMIAPDETTFAYLEGRPGAPTDFEEAVAGWRALRTDPGAFFARSVSIDASRVAPRITWGTTPAMSVGVDEPVPQPTDAAARRALDYMRLEAGKPLLGQPIDVAFIGSCTNSRIEDLREAARVMRGRRVAARTLVVPGSRAVQRQAESEGLHRVFEAAGAEWRDPGCSMCLAMNGDRLEPGQLSVSTSNRNFEGRQGPGGRTLLASPLTAAASAVAGAVADARRTLAEAA; encoded by the coding sequence GTGAAGACCCTCTTCGACAAAGTCTGGGACGCCCACGCCGTGCACGAGGCGCCTCACCACCCGAGCGTGCTCTACGTGGATCTCCACCTGGTGCACGAGGTGACCTCGCCGCAGGCCTTCGCGGGCCTCGAGCAGCGAGGCCTGCCGGTCCGGCGGGCCGCGCGCACGCTGGCCACGATGGACCACTCGACGCCGACCCGCCCGGGCGGCCTGGCCATCGTCGACGACGCGGGGCGCGCGCAGCTCGAGATGCTCGCGCGCCGCTGCGCCGAGCACGGCATCGAGCTGTTCGACCTCGACTCGCCGCACAACGGCATCGTGCACGTCGTCGCGCCGGAGCAGGGGCGCACCCACCCGGGCATGACCGTCGTCTGCGGCGACAGCCACACCTCCACGCACGGCGCGTTCGGCGCCCTCGCCTTCGGCATCGGGACGAGCGAGGTCGAGCAGGTGCTCGCCACCCAGTGCCTGCTCGCGTGGCGCCCGCTCCCCTTCGAGGTGCGCTTCGACGGGACCGCGCCCGAGGGGGTCGGCGCCAAGGATCTGATCCTCGCCCTCATCGCGGAGATCGGCGTGGCCGGCGGCACGGGCCACGTCTTCGAGTACCGCGGCGACGCGGTGCGCGCGCTCTCGATGGAGGGGCGCATGACGCTCTGCAACATGTCGATCGAGGCGGGCGCGCGGGCCGGCATGATCGCGCCGGACGAGACGACGTTCGCCTACCTCGAGGGCCGGCCGGGCGCGCCGACGGACTTCGAGGAGGCGGTGGCAGGGTGGCGCGCCCTGCGGACGGATCCGGGCGCCTTCTTCGCGCGGTCGGTGTCCATCGACGCCTCCCGGGTCGCGCCGCGCATCACCTGGGGGACCACGCCCGCGATGAGCGTCGGCGTGGACGAGCCGGTGCCGCAGCCGACCGACGCCGCGGCGCGCCGCGCGCTCGACTACATGCGGCTCGAGGCGGGCAAGCCCCTGCTCGGCCAGCCCATCGACGTCGCCTTCATCGGCTCGTGCACCAACTCGCGCATCGAGGATCTGCGCGAGGCGGCGCGGGTGATGCGCGGCCGGCGGGTCGCGGCCCGCACGCTCGTGGTGCCCGGCTCGCGCGCCGTGCAGCGACAGGCCGAGAGCGAAGGTCTGCATCGCGTGTTCGAGGCGGCGGGCGCGGAGTGGCGCGACCCAGGGTGCTCGATGTGCCTGGCGATGAACGGCGATCGGCTCGAGCCGGGGCAGCTCTCGGTCAGCACTTCGAACCGCAACTTCGAGGGGCGGCAGGGCCCGGGCGGGCGCACGCTGCTGGCCTCTCCCCTGACCGCGGCGGCGAGCGCGGTGGCGGGCGCGGTGGCCGACGCGCGGCGCACCCTGGCGGAGGCGGCATGA
- the leuD gene encoding 3-isopropylmalate dehydratase small subunit, producing MKAFTTLTSRVAPLLRDDVDTDQIIPAKYLKVTDRSGLAEGLFAGWRADPAFVLHQPPTEDARVLLAGRNFGCGSSREHAPWALLAAGFRCVVARSFADIFRGNALRNGLLTVALAEPDHARLSAEIEADPWRVVSVDLEAQRIRWGAAEASFEVDPFSRTCLLEGLDPIGYLLSHAGAIDAFEERRGDATA from the coding sequence ATGAAGGCGTTCACCACGCTGACGTCGCGGGTCGCGCCGCTGCTGCGCGACGACGTGGACACCGACCAGATCATCCCCGCGAAGTACCTCAAGGTGACCGACCGTTCCGGGCTCGCCGAGGGGCTCTTCGCGGGGTGGCGCGCGGATCCCGCGTTCGTGCTGCACCAGCCACCGACCGAGGACGCGCGCGTGTTGCTCGCGGGGCGGAACTTCGGCTGCGGCTCCTCGCGGGAGCACGCGCCGTGGGCGCTCCTCGCGGCCGGGTTCCGCTGCGTCGTCGCGCGCTCGTTCGCCGACATCTTCCGCGGCAACGCGCTCCGCAACGGGCTGCTCACGGTGGCCCTCGCCGAGCCCGACCACGCGCGGCTCTCGGCCGAGATCGAGGCCGACCCGTGGCGTGTGGTCTCGGTCGACCTCGAGGCGCAGCGGATCCGCTGGGGCGCGGCCGAGGCCTCGTTCGAGGTGGACCCGTTCTCGCGCACGTGCCTGCTCGAGGGGCTCGACCCCATCGGCTACCTGCTGTCGCACGCGGGCGCCATCGACGCCTTCGAGGAGAGGAGGGGCGATGCGACCGCTTGA
- the cimA gene encoding citramalate synthase has translation MRPLEATPYDAIRLYDTTLRDGTQREGLSLSSGEKLRVTTLLDRLGVAYIEGGWPGSNPKDADFFERARDLSLQHAKLSAFGATRRRDVHVEDDPSLRAMLAARTPVCTLFGKSSIAHVREVLRVSPDENLRMIEESCAFLRAAGREVIYDAEHFFDGWALDASYALATLVAASRGGAQTLVLCDTNGGSFPWQVEEAAREVSRLVGAPIGIHAHDDTGCAAANSLAAVRGGARHVQGTMHGWGERCGNANLCTLAPALELGMGLPALPDGALATLTSVAEQIARVAGLDADPHAPYVGRSAFAHKGGVHVAATRRWAEAYQHVMPELVGNRTRVVVSELSGRGNVLSFAEERGVPLAESVAREVLAEIEREEAEGYSFDRAEGSVALRLERRSPSYRAPFEVERYRVQLGRGGDERPYAEVTVWTRVGDRLHHTAGAGRGPVEAFDRALREALEPTYPEIAEIRLTDFAVRILDGEAGTAATTRVWIEHRRKGPSATEHAWGTVGASDNVIEASRRALVDGLEYGLSLSLSRVPAAS, from the coding sequence ATGCGACCGCTTGAGGCGACCCCCTACGACGCGATCCGGCTCTACGACACGACGCTCCGGGACGGCACCCAGCGCGAGGGCCTCAGCCTCTCGAGCGGGGAGAAGCTCCGCGTGACCACCCTGCTCGATCGGCTGGGGGTCGCGTACATCGAGGGTGGCTGGCCCGGCTCGAACCCGAAGGACGCGGACTTCTTCGAGCGGGCGCGCGATCTCTCGCTCCAGCACGCGAAGCTGAGCGCCTTCGGGGCGACGCGGCGACGCGACGTGCACGTCGAAGACGACCCGAGCCTGCGGGCGATGCTCGCCGCGCGCACGCCGGTCTGCACCCTCTTCGGCAAGAGCTCCATCGCCCACGTGCGCGAGGTGCTGCGGGTCTCTCCCGACGAGAACCTGCGCATGATCGAGGAGAGCTGCGCCTTCCTGCGCGCCGCGGGCCGCGAGGTGATCTACGACGCGGAGCACTTCTTCGACGGCTGGGCCCTCGACGCCTCCTACGCGCTCGCCACCCTGGTCGCGGCGAGCCGGGGCGGCGCGCAGACGCTGGTGCTCTGCGACACCAACGGCGGCAGCTTCCCGTGGCAGGTCGAGGAGGCCGCGCGCGAGGTCTCGCGCCTGGTCGGCGCGCCGATCGGGATCCACGCGCACGACGACACCGGGTGCGCGGCGGCCAACAGCCTCGCCGCGGTGCGCGGCGGCGCTCGACATGTGCAAGGCACCATGCACGGCTGGGGCGAGCGCTGCGGCAACGCGAACCTCTGCACGCTCGCGCCCGCGCTCGAGCTCGGCATGGGGCTGCCCGCGCTCCCGGACGGCGCGCTCGCCACGCTCACGTCGGTGGCCGAGCAGATCGCGCGGGTGGCGGGGCTCGACGCCGATCCGCACGCGCCGTACGTCGGCCGGAGCGCCTTCGCCCACAAGGGCGGCGTGCACGTGGCCGCCACGCGGCGCTGGGCGGAGGCCTACCAGCACGTCATGCCGGAGCTCGTCGGAAACCGCACCCGCGTCGTCGTCAGCGAGCTCAGCGGCCGCGGCAACGTGCTCTCGTTCGCGGAGGAGCGCGGGGTGCCGCTCGCGGAGTCGGTGGCGCGCGAGGTGCTCGCGGAGATCGAGCGCGAGGAGGCGGAGGGCTACAGCTTCGACCGCGCGGAGGGCTCGGTGGCCCTGCGGCTCGAGCGGCGCTCGCCGAGCTACCGCGCGCCGTTCGAGGTGGAGCGCTACCGCGTACAGCTCGGCCGAGGTGGAGACGAGCGGCCCTACGCCGAGGTGACGGTGTGGACGCGCGTGGGGGATCGCCTCCACCACACGGCGGGGGCCGGCCGAGGCCCGGTCGAGGCCTTCGACCGCGCGCTCCGCGAGGCGCTCGAGCCGACCTATCCGGAGATCGCGGAGATCCGCCTGACCGACTTCGCGGTCCGCATCCTCGACGGCGAGGCCGGCACGGCGGCGACCACCCGGGTCTGGATCGAGCACCGCCGAAAGGGCCCGAGCGCGACCGAGCACGCGTGGGGTACCGTCGGCGCGTCGGACAACGTCATCGAGGCCTCTCGCCGTGCGCTCGTCGACGGCCTGGAGTACGGCCTCTCGCTCTCACTCTCTCGCGTGCCCGCGGCCTCCTGA
- the leuB gene encoding 3-isopropylmalate dehydrogenase, protein MIVMLPGDGIGPEVIQEARRVLEVVAPDLEYEAARIGGHAIDETGEALPEDTLAACREADAVLLGAVGGPKWSDPRAKVRPEQGLLGLRKALGVYANLRPVRVPEAIADRSPLKRERVVGVDFIVVRELTGGLYFGEPRRRERTDTGERAIDTLVYTDAEIARVVKIACELAVTRRKRVTSVDKANVLESSRLWRETAERVAGEFPGVSLSHQLVDSMAMRILTHAAELDVVVTENLFGDILTDEAAALTGSLGVLPSASVGEGRRGIYEPIHGSAPDIAGRGVANPIGTILSAALMLRWSLERAADAAAIEAAVDRALESGARTRDLGGELGTRQMTERVLAEL, encoded by the coding sequence ATGATCGTGATGCTACCGGGTGACGGAATCGGTCCCGAGGTGATCCAGGAGGCGCGGCGCGTGCTGGAGGTCGTGGCGCCGGATCTCGAATACGAGGCGGCGCGGATCGGCGGGCACGCCATCGACGAGACGGGCGAGGCGCTGCCCGAGGACACCCTCGCGGCGTGCAGGGAGGCGGACGCGGTGCTGCTCGGCGCGGTGGGCGGGCCCAAGTGGTCGGACCCGCGCGCGAAGGTGCGCCCGGAGCAGGGCCTGCTCGGGCTGCGCAAGGCGCTCGGCGTCTACGCCAACCTCCGCCCTGTCCGCGTGCCCGAGGCGATCGCCGACCGCTCGCCGCTGAAGCGCGAGCGCGTCGTGGGCGTCGACTTCATCGTCGTGCGCGAGCTGACCGGGGGGCTCTACTTCGGCGAGCCGCGGCGGCGAGAGCGCACCGACACGGGCGAGCGCGCCATCGACACCCTCGTCTACACGGACGCGGAGATCGCGCGCGTGGTGAAGATCGCGTGCGAGCTGGCCGTGACCCGGCGGAAGCGCGTGACCAGCGTCGACAAGGCCAACGTGCTCGAGAGCTCGCGGCTCTGGCGCGAGACGGCCGAGCGCGTGGCGGGCGAGTTCCCGGGCGTCTCGCTCTCGCACCAGCTCGTCGACTCCATGGCGATGCGCATCCTGACCCACGCGGCGGAGCTCGACGTGGTCGTGACCGAGAACCTCTTCGGCGACATCCTCACCGACGAGGCGGCCGCGCTCACCGGGTCGCTCGGCGTCTTGCCCAGCGCGTCGGTCGGCGAGGGGCGGCGCGGCATCTACGAGCCCATCCACGGCTCCGCCCCCGACATCGCGGGCCGCGGGGTGGCCAACCCCATCGGCACCATCCTCAGCGCCGCGCTCATGCTGCGCTGGTCACTCGAGCGCGCCGCCGACGCCGCGGCGATCGAGGCGGCGGTGGACCGGGCGCTCGAGTCCGGCGCGCGCACCCGGGACCTCGGCGGCGAGCTGGGCACGAGGCAGATGACCGAGCGGGTGCTCGCCGAGCTGTGA
- a CDS encoding MBL fold metallo-hydrolase yields the protein MAHIEPFYDDRTHTLTYVVFDPETRDAVVIDPVLDYDPAASRTWTESVDRVSDFLGEQRLHLRAVLETHAHADHLSGAQLLKRRFDAPIAIGENITKVQETFQPLFDLGEDFRTDGAQFDVLLREGEPLEAGSLAVHTLFTPGHTPACSTYRIDDAIFTGDALFMDDYGTGRCDFPKGSAADLYDSVQKLYALPDETRVFVGHDYQPGGRPLRFETTIGASKAHNPQLNAETTREAFIAAREARDATLSAPRLLLPSVQVNVDAGRLPEARANGRRYLSIPLNLMHPADALGEPIER from the coding sequence ATGGCCCACATCGAACCGTTCTACGACGACCGCACGCACACCCTGACGTACGTGGTCTTCGACCCGGAGACGCGCGACGCGGTGGTGATCGACCCGGTGCTCGACTACGACCCCGCCGCCTCGCGCACGTGGACCGAGTCGGTCGACCGGGTCAGCGACTTCCTCGGCGAGCAGCGCCTGCATCTGCGCGCCGTGCTCGAGACGCACGCGCACGCCGACCACCTCTCCGGGGCGCAGCTCCTGAAGCGGCGCTTCGACGCGCCCATCGCCATCGGCGAGAACATCACGAAGGTGCAGGAGACCTTCCAGCCGCTCTTCGACCTCGGCGAGGACTTCCGGACGGACGGCGCACAGTTCGACGTCCTGCTTCGCGAAGGAGAGCCGCTCGAGGCGGGGAGCTTGGCCGTGCACACCCTCTTCACGCCCGGTCACACGCCCGCGTGCTCGACCTACCGGATCGACGACGCGATCTTCACCGGGGACGCGCTCTTCATGGACGACTACGGGACCGGCCGGTGCGACTTCCCGAAGGGCAGCGCCGCCGACCTCTACGACTCCGTGCAGAAGCTCTACGCGCTCCCCGACGAGACCCGCGTGTTCGTCGGCCACGACTACCAGCCCGGCGGCCGCCCGCTCCGCTTCGAGACCACGATCGGCGCGTCCAAGGCCCACAACCCGCAGCTGAACGCCGAGACGACCCGCGAGGCGTTCATCGCGGCGCGGGAGGCGCGCGACGCGACGCTCTCCGCGCCCCGGCTGCTGCTCCCGAGCGTCCAGGTGAACGTCGACGCGGGGCGCCTGCCCGAGGCGCGCGCGAACGGGCGCCGGTACCTCTCGATCCCGCTCAACCTCATGCACCCCGCGGACGCGCTCGGTGAGCCCATCGAGCGTTGA
- a CDS encoding TetR/AcrR family transcriptional regulator, translated as MPLPRFEKLPKEKRRKILAAAAHEFAEHGFEGASFNRIIAAAGISKGAMYYYFADKADAYAAVLEDVFDQIGEALSDLEEPTDADGFWAWLAEGSMRLNESFGRDEQLSKLSRGLYQSASADPTYRHVLARGRGHVESILSRGQALGAVRDDLPLNLLAEATTGMIAAVDRWFADEMERRPLDELLAMSPKVLSMVRDMLGR; from the coding sequence TTGCCGCTGCCCCGTTTCGAGAAGCTCCCGAAGGAGAAGCGCCGCAAGATCCTCGCGGCCGCCGCGCACGAGTTCGCGGAGCACGGCTTCGAGGGCGCCTCGTTCAACCGCATCATCGCCGCGGCCGGCATCAGCAAGGGCGCGATGTACTACTACTTCGCGGACAAGGCCGACGCGTACGCGGCGGTGCTCGAGGACGTGTTCGACCAGATCGGCGAGGCGCTCTCGGACCTCGAGGAGCCGACCGACGCCGACGGCTTCTGGGCCTGGTTGGCGGAGGGCTCGATGCGGCTGAACGAGAGCTTCGGTCGCGACGAGCAGCTCTCCAAGCTCAGCCGCGGGCTCTACCAGAGCGCGAGCGCCGACCCGACCTACCGGCACGTGCTGGCCCGCGGACGAGGGCACGTCGAGTCGATCCTCTCCCGCGGCCAGGCGCTGGGCGCGGTGCGCGACGATCTGCCGCTGAACCTCCTGGCCGAGGCCACGACGGGCATGATCGCGGCCGTGGATCGCTGGTTCGCGGACGAGATGGAGCGCCGCCCCCTCGACGAGCTGCTCGCGATGAGCCCCAAGGTGCTCTCGATGGTCCGCGACATGCTCGGCCGCTGA
- a CDS encoding MBL fold metallo-hydrolase, whose amino-acid sequence MLFRQLFDHASSTYTYLVADPETREAALIDAVREQIDRDTGLLAELDLKLVYALETHVHADHVTASGLLRERLGARTVLSAAAGAGCPDILVEDGQVLELGALRIEARHTPGHTDGDVTYVVRDGDDALAFTGDTMLIRGCGRTDFQQGDAERLYDSVHRQIFSLPDETPIYPGHDYRGFTSTTVGEEKKLNRRLGGGTSKARFVQIMRDLKLAHPKQIDVAVPANLRCGLPSERPQGVVEVSEEWVREHANEVRLVDVREPAELQGELGAMPGAELVPLDTLPGGLDAPTDAQIVVFCRSGGRSARAAQALADAGFTHVVSMGGGMARWNELGFPVIRAAEPQAAAEGACG is encoded by the coding sequence ATGCTCTTCCGCCAGCTCTTCGACCACGCCTCCAGCACCTACACCTACCTCGTCGCCGATCCGGAGACGCGAGAGGCCGCGCTGATCGACGCGGTGCGCGAGCAGATCGACCGGGACACGGGGCTGCTCGCCGAGCTCGATCTGAAGCTCGTCTATGCCCTCGAGACCCACGTGCACGCGGACCACGTGACGGCGAGCGGGCTGCTGCGGGAGCGCCTCGGCGCCAGGACCGTGCTCAGCGCCGCGGCGGGCGCCGGCTGCCCCGACATCCTCGTGGAGGATGGCCAGGTGCTGGAGCTCGGCGCGCTGCGCATCGAGGCGCGGCACACGCCGGGGCACACGGACGGCGACGTGACCTACGTGGTGCGTGACGGGGACGACGCGCTCGCCTTCACCGGCGACACCATGCTCATCCGCGGCTGCGGCCGGACCGACTTCCAGCAGGGCGACGCCGAGCGCCTCTACGACTCCGTGCACCGGCAGATCTTCTCCCTCCCCGACGAGACCCCCATCTATCCGGGGCACGACTACCGCGGCTTCACGAGCACCACGGTGGGCGAGGAGAAGAAGCTCAACCGGCGCCTCGGCGGCGGCACGAGCAAGGCGCGCTTCGTCCAGATCATGCGCGACCTGAAGCTCGCGCACCCCAAGCAGATCGACGTCGCCGTGCCGGCGAACCTGCGCTGCGGGCTGCCGAGCGAGCGCCCGCAGGGCGTGGTGGAGGTGAGCGAGGAGTGGGTGCGCGAGCACGCGAACGAGGTGCGCCTGGTGGACGTGCGCGAGCCGGCGGAGCTCCAGGGCGAGCTCGGCGCGATGCCCGGCGCGGAGCTCGTCCCGCTCGACACGCTCCCCGGCGGGCTCGACGCCCCGACCGACGCGCAGATCGTCGTCTTCTGCCGGAGCGGAGGCCGCTCGGCGCGCGCCGCCCAAGCCCTCGCCGACGCGGGCTTCACCCACGTCGTCTCGATGGGCGGCGGCATGGCCCGCTGGAACGAGCTGGGCTTCCCGGTGATCCGCGCGGCCGAGCCCCAGGCGGCGGCCGAGGGCGCCTGCGGCTGA
- a CDS encoding sigma 54-interacting transcriptional regulator, with amino-acid sequence MSTDPDAAAHLRAALQEVVGAALVLDDQLRIVAFTDAAVEVLDVAPALGIPAPKLLCGHGEQRPLAEALAQGKAVQAEILRPTKQGAHRSVRVRASPIEVGDDKGYLLLLDDDLWRAESADAPVESWGIVTRDASMKQLLRDVRKVAASSASVLVRGETGSGKELIARAIHLASPRAEGPFRAINCAALPASLLESELFGHARGAFTGAVRDTPGHFKLADGGTLFLDEVAELPLEVQAKLLRVLQDKTVIPVGGNDPVPVDVRIVSATHRALRREVEEGRFRSDLLYRLRVIPLFLPTLRQRPADVELLAWHFLDERAAAEGGRTIKRITPGALAALTDYDWPGNVRELQNVIEYANVMGEGPVLAESDLPPEVRGEERGARVTRPDSELTALRAELPPEARRYLTALERSGGHMGRAAQSLGISRTTLWRKLKKHGLDRETLAEG; translated from the coding sequence GTGTCCACCGACCCCGACGCCGCCGCCCACCTGCGCGCCGCCCTCCAAGAGGTCGTCGGCGCGGCCCTCGTGCTCGACGACCAGCTGAGGATCGTCGCGTTCACCGACGCGGCGGTGGAGGTCCTCGACGTCGCGCCGGCGCTCGGCATCCCCGCGCCGAAGCTCCTCTGCGGGCACGGCGAGCAGCGCCCGCTCGCGGAGGCGCTCGCCCAGGGCAAGGCCGTCCAGGCGGAGATCCTGCGACCCACCAAGCAGGGCGCTCACCGGAGCGTGCGCGTCCGGGCGAGCCCCATCGAGGTCGGCGACGACAAGGGCTACCTGCTGCTGCTCGACGACGATCTCTGGCGCGCGGAGAGCGCGGACGCGCCGGTCGAGAGCTGGGGGATCGTCACGCGAGACGCGTCGATGAAGCAGCTCCTGCGCGACGTGCGCAAGGTGGCCGCGAGCAGCGCGAGCGTGCTCGTCCGCGGCGAGACCGGGAGCGGCAAGGAGCTGATCGCGCGGGCCATCCACCTCGCCTCGCCGCGCGCCGAGGGTCCGTTTCGTGCGATCAACTGCGCCGCGCTCCCGGCGAGCCTCCTCGAGAGCGAGCTCTTCGGACACGCGCGGGGGGCCTTCACCGGCGCGGTGCGAGACACCCCGGGTCACTTCAAGCTCGCCGACGGCGGCACGCTGTTCCTGGACGAGGTGGCGGAGCTACCTCTCGAAGTGCAAGCAAAGCTGCTGCGCGTCCTGCAGGACAAGACCGTGATCCCCGTCGGCGGCAACGACCCGGTGCCGGTCGACGTGCGCATCGTCTCGGCCACCCACCGCGCGCTCCGGCGCGAGGTCGAGGAGGGGCGCTTCCGCTCCGACCTCCTCTACCGCCTGCGCGTGATCCCGCTGTTCCTGCCCACGCTGCGCCAGCGCCCTGCGGACGTGGAGCTGCTCGCGTGGCACTTCCTGGACGAACGCGCGGCGGCGGAGGGCGGCCGCACCATCAAGCGCATCACGCCCGGCGCGCTCGCCGCCCTGACCGACTACGACTGGCCGGGCAACGTGCGCGAGCTGCAGAACGTGATCGAGTACGCGAACGTCATGGGCGAGGGCCCCGTGCTCGCGGAGAGCGACCTGCCGCCCGAGGTGCGCGGCGAGGAGCGCGGCGCGCGCGTCACCCGGCCCGACTCCGAGCTGACGGCCCTGCGGGCGGAGCTCCCGCCCGAGGCGCGCCGCTACCTCACGGCGCTCGAGCGCTCCGGCGGACACATGGGCCGCGCCGCCCAGTCGCTCGGCATCAGCCGCACCACGCTCTGGCGCAAGCTCAAGAAGCACGGCCTGGATCGCGAGACGCTGGCCGAGGGCTGA
- a CDS encoding DUF1641 domain-containing protein, which produces MSLTKNVAPTRSSLQSSDPRLDRIDDRLARMEAMMARMEALGAQAPGVLAMGGDVFDEWAARDGHADERLQALARLLERATRPEVLHALETLVAAVEQAPGLLAMFGDTVDELARAQMESGADLDALGKNLGGVARALVQMASQPGLLAMLEGGLFAPGALATLSDAARAIAETRSGETPRAGWLAVMRAMRDDDVQRALGFAIRVAAGMGQAMQTEATPRLPAGEGEAQ; this is translated from the coding sequence GTGAGTTTGACCAAGAACGTGGCCCCCACGCGCTCCTCGCTGCAGAGCTCCGACCCCCGCCTCGACCGCATCGACGACCGCCTCGCGCGCATGGAGGCGATGATGGCGCGCATGGAGGCGCTCGGCGCCCAGGCGCCGGGGGTGCTCGCGATGGGCGGCGACGTCTTCGACGAGTGGGCCGCGCGGGACGGGCACGCCGACGAGCGGCTGCAGGCGCTGGCCCGCCTCCTCGAGCGGGCCACGCGGCCAGAGGTGCTGCACGCGCTCGAGACCCTCGTGGCCGCGGTCGAGCAGGCGCCGGGGCTCCTCGCGATGTTCGGAGACACCGTGGACGAGCTGGCCCGGGCGCAGATGGAGAGCGGCGCCGACCTCGACGCGCTCGGGAAGAACCTCGGAGGGGTCGCGCGCGCCCTCGTGCAGATGGCGAGTCAGCCGGGCCTCCTCGCGATGCTGGAGGGCGGGCTCTTCGCCCCCGGCGCGCTCGCGACCTTGTCGGACGCCGCGCGCGCGATCGCGGAGACCCGGAGCGGAGAGACGCCGCGCGCGGGGTGGTTGGCCGTGATGCGCGCCATGCGCGACGACGACGTGCAGCGCGCGCTCGGCTTCGCGATCCGCGTGGCCGCCGGGATGGGACAGGCGATGCAGACCGAGGCGACGCCCCGGCTGCCGGCCGGAGAAGGAGAGGCGCAGTGA
- a CDS encoding FAD/NAD(P)-binding oxidoreductase translates to MSDEAHYEVVIVGGGSAGISVAARLAALPNPPSIAIIEPSDKHYYQPIWTLVGGGVFPKEISEREEADFIPFGVTWIREKVASFEPERDAITTESGKTLRYDDLVVAIGIHVDWDGVPGLRESLGRDGVTSNYSYETVDYTWKLIDGFEGGNALFTFPATSIKCAGAPQKIMYLAEEHFRRKHVRDRSKVLYMSATASIFGIPKYRAALERIVAEREIEGRYEQNLVELRPSSREAVFRHLKTDEETVLKYEMIHVTPPQGPPPVVAESPLANDAGWVEVDDHTLQHVRHPNVWSSGDCSSLPVSKTGAAVRKQVPVLVENLIARREGRPPTASYDGYASCPLVTGRGKVVLAEFGYGGEIMESFPFDQAEERYSMYALKAYGLPNLYWHGMLRGRV, encoded by the coding sequence GTGAGCGACGAGGCACATTACGAGGTCGTGATCGTCGGGGGCGGGAGCGCGGGGATCAGCGTCGCGGCGCGCCTGGCGGCGTTGCCGAACCCACCCTCGATCGCGATCATCGAGCCGAGCGACAAGCACTACTACCAGCCGATCTGGACCCTCGTGGGGGGTGGCGTCTTCCCGAAGGAGATCTCGGAGCGCGAGGAGGCGGACTTCATCCCCTTCGGCGTCACGTGGATCCGCGAGAAGGTCGCGAGCTTCGAGCCCGAGCGCGACGCGATCACCACCGAGTCGGGCAAGACGCTCCGCTACGACGACCTGGTGGTCGCGATCGGGATCCACGTCGACTGGGACGGCGTGCCGGGGCTCCGGGAGAGCCTGGGACGCGACGGCGTCACCTCGAACTACAGCTACGAGACGGTCGACTACACCTGGAAGCTCATCGACGGCTTCGAGGGCGGCAACGCGCTCTTCACGTTCCCCGCCACCTCCATCAAATGCGCGGGGGCGCCGCAGAAGATCATGTACCTCGCCGAGGAGCACTTCCGGCGCAAGCACGTGCGCGACCGCTCGAAGGTCCTCTACATGAGCGCGACGGCCAGCATCTTCGGCATCCCGAAGTACCGCGCGGCCCTGGAGCGCATCGTGGCGGAGCGGGAGATCGAGGGGCGGTACGAACAGAACCTCGTGGAGCTGCGCCCGAGCTCGCGCGAGGCGGTCTTTCGCCACCTGAAGACCGACGAAGAGACCGTGCTGAAGTACGAGATGATCCACGTTACGCCGCCCCAGGGCCCGCCCCCCGTCGTGGCGGAGAGCCCCCTCGCGAACGACGCGGGCTGGGTGGAGGTCGACGACCACACGCTGCAACACGTGCGGCACCCCAACGTCTGGTCGAGCGGCGACTGCTCGAGCCTGCCCGTCTCGAAGACGGGCGCGGCGGTCCGCAAGCAGGTCCCCGTCCTCGTGGAGAACCTGATCGCGCGCCGCGAGGGGCGGCCGCCGACGGCCTCGTACGACGGCTACGCCTCGTGCCCGCTGGTGACCGGCCGCGGCAAGGTCGTGCTCGCGGAGTTCGGCTACGGCGGCGAGATCATGGAGAGCTTCCCCTTCGATCAGGCGGAGGAGCGCTACAGCATGTACGCGCTCAAGGCGTACGGTCTGCCCAACCTGTACTGGCACGGCATGCTGCGCGGCCGCGTCTGA